The stretch of DNA ACTTCTGTAAACAATACTAGAAGTGTTTCTTTTCTTCCTACTGCTCAAGTTGTAGTTCAGGATAGTTCTGGAAAATCTTACACTTTCAGGGCTTTGCTGGATTCAGGATCTGAGTGCTCATTCATCAGTGAGAATTTAATGACTGTGTTacgattaagaagaaaaaatgatagAATTTCTTTGACTGGGATCGCTGAAGTGTCCGCAGGTCAAACTCGAGGTTCCGTAATGCTTGACATTGGGTCGAAATTTTCTAATGAGAGCATCGAAGTTAAAgcatatattttgaataaattaactgCTCAGTTACCATCTGAATTTTTGGATTTAAAGGACTTAGATTATATTAAAGCTATCAATAATCTTGCGGACAAAGAATTCATGCGTCCGCAACCAATTGACATTATTTTGGGTTCCGACTGTTTTTTCACGATAATGCGAAATGGTAAAATTGTTGGTTCGAAGAATGAACCCATTGCCCAAAATACGATGTTTGGATGGGTCATTGCTGGAAGAATTCTTCGCAGTGACATTTCGTCTCCCATTGCTCATTCGCATTTTATTAATGTCGAAGAAAACACAAATATAGATGCAATTCTTCAGAAATTTTGGCAAACTGAAGAATTACCCGTGAAAAAGAGACTGCTATCCGAAGAAGAGGAATTTTGTGAAACTCATTTCCAGACtacctttaaaattaatgatCAGGGTCGATTTGTTGTCAAGTTGCCAATTTACAAAGATAAATCATTGTTAAGAAACTCTAAGAAACTAGCTGTATCGAGATTATTTGCAatggaaagaaaattcaaaactgataaaaagtttgaagatgaatataaaagttttatGATTGATTATGAAAAATTGGGACACATGACACGTGCTGAAACAAGCTCTGACTTTATAAACTCTGATACATACTTTCTTCCTCATCATGCTGTTATCAAGAATGATAGTGTTTCTACAAAACTCAGAGTTGTTTTCGATGGTTCATGTAAGCCACCTGATTCACATTCCTTGAATTCTATCTTGGCTGTTGGTCAAACAGTGCAACCAGCTTTATTTTCTATTCTCATGAGGTTTCGTATGAATAGAATAGCATTTTCAGCAGATATTCAACAGATGTATCGGCAAATTCTTGTTGATTTTGCGGATCAAGATCTACAGAGAATTGTTTGGAGGGAATCGGAGAGTTCTCCAATTAGTGAATTTCGTTTATGTACTCTTACCTATGGTACTTCGGCAGCACCATTTTTAGCGACGCGAGTGTTGCATCAAATTGGTTTAGACATTGAAAACGAAGATCCTACTGTATCATCTATAATTAAGAATTCTTTCTACATTGATGACTTAATGTCAGGTTCAAATTCGAACGAAGAAGCTATTGCAACAATCAAAACACTTTCTGAAGTTTTGGAAGCTAGAGGATTTCATTTGAGAAAATGGCGTTCTAATTCTCCACAAGTACTGGCTGATTCTTTGCCTACTTCACCCAAAGAAGTTCAAAATTTAGAGATTCATCCAGATGAGTGCTCTAAAGCTTTAGGTCTCACGTGGGACTCCTTAAACGActgctttgtttttaaagttaatttcaaatttgaaggtAACATTACAAAACGAACATTTTTATCGCAATCAGCTAAGTTATTTGATCCTCTTGGGTTTTTATCACCATGTACtatttctatcaaaatattttatcagcAGTTATGGCTTTTGAAATTGGACTGGGATAGTCCTCTGCCTCAAGAACTTGCTACCAaatgggaagcttttcaaaggaaCTTTGAGCAAGTGTGCTACATTCGCATTCCGAGATGGATTCAAAGAACTAATAAGAACATTATTCTTCATGGTTTTTGTGACGCCTCAGAATGTGCTTATGCTGCTGTCATATATGCAGTGCAGCCTCGTTCTGATGAGGAGTCAGAAgtaattattttgacatctaaaagCAAGGTTGCTCCACTGAAGTCTGTTTCAATTCCCAGACTTGAATTAAATGGTGCTCTGTTACTAGCAAGATTGTATTCTTCGACAAAGAGCATATTTTCAGACTGTGATATCTCATTCCATGCATGGACAGATTCTCAAGTCGTTTTAACCTGGTTGTCGTCTCCTCCTCGTAATTGGAAACCTTATGTTTCTAACAgaacttctgaaattttagacTTAGTACCAGTTAAAAGTTGGTCGTTCGTCCCAACGAAGGAAAATCCGGCAGACATTGCGTCCAGAGGATTAGCTCCTAAATATCTTCCGGATTGCACAATTTGGTGGAAAGGACCTTCGTGGCTAAAATTAACTGAAGAAAGCTGGCCTAAACAACTACATAGAGCTGAAAATTCAGAAACTGTCTTGAAGgagaaaaagaactttaaatttagtttcaatactTCTGTTAATTGTAGTATCATTGAtaacttatttcagaaattttcttcattttctaaaattattgatATATTAGCATTTTGTTTTAGGTTTATCTCAAATTGTAGAGTGAGAAATCGTAAGCGAAAACCAGGTATTTTGAGCAATGATAAGCCATTGCCACTGACTACACCTGAAAGAAAGCAGGCAGGTAAAGTGGTAATTTCTTATATTCAATCTGTGTACTTTAGCGATGAAATTAATTGCATCAAGAATGACAAGTCTCTACCATGTAAAAGTTCATTGCTAAGTTTATGCCCATTTATTGATACAGATGGTTTGATTAGGGTGGGAGGAAGGTTGCAAAATTCGCAGCTGCCTTTTAGTGCTAAACACCCAGTTATTTTACCAGCTCAGCATAAAATTAGTTCATTATTAGTTAAACATTTTCATATGTTACATTTTCATGCTAGTACTACTTTATTACTAGGTATTTTGCGCCAACAATATTGGATTATAGGTGctagaaaaattatcaaaaaatgtattcataactgCGTTATTTGTTGTAGATATAGATATTctgtttcaaaacaaataatgGGTAATCTTCCTGTAGATAGAGTTACTCTTACTAAACCGTTTTCAGTGTGTGGGGTAGATTATGCTGGCCCAGTTAGTATTTTGAAGCATAGAGGTAGGGGTGCCAAAACTACTAAAGGTTACATAGcgctatttgtttgttttgccacCAAGGCTCTACATTTAGAGTTAGTTAGTGATATGACATCTGAAACTTTTATTGCTGCTTTGCGCAGATTTTGTTCCCGAAGAGGAGCTCCAAAGCACATCCATTCTGATAATGGTACTACCTTTGTCGGGGCTAAAAAACAGTTGTCAACTATATATAACTTTGTGTCCTCTATtaataaagatgaaaaaataagttatttcttgtcccaaatgaatattgaatgGCATATGATACCGCCACTAAGTCCTCACTTTGGTGGATTATGGGAGGCAGGCgttaaatcagtaaaatttcaTATAAAACGGGTTATCGGGAATACAAATTTAACGTTTGAAGAACTAACCACTCTTCTGACTCAAATTGAGGCTTTACTTAATTCTCGTCCTCTCATTACACTTGATGATAGTGATTTGAGCCAGTTGAGCATGTTAACACCCTCCCATTTCTTGATAGGTGAAGTAATGTCTTCTCCTCCTGAGTATGTACAGGAAAGTAAGTTGTCACTACGCTCTAGATGGgatattgttcaaaaaatgaaacttgGATTTTGGAAAAGATGGCGTGTGGACTATTTGAGTtcactccaaaataaaaaaaaatggaaaactaaggACATTAATTTTGTTGTAGGGGATATAGTCCTCATAAGAGAGGATAACGTTCCTCCTTCTATTTGGCCTTTGGGTAAAATAATTGCTACCCATTCAGGTAAGGATGGTGTGGTAAGAGTTGTtactttaaaaactgcaaaaggTAGTTTTAAACGGCCAATTGTAAAATTGTGCAAACTTCCAACACATCAAGAATAGTTTCTTGATGGGTGGGAGTATGTTACGGCTTCTTTCTTTTACGTGCAATGTTCGGCTTAATAGTTTTTCTGTTTATCGTCtgcggtttatatttctttttatgtatggcaACAGCGAAGAATTTACGGAACAGGTGGAGTTTGTGAATAACAACGTGGTAGTTGAATAGTTTTTTTCTCGCCCTACGTCGGCGGAGAACTGTTTTAtgttatattcaataaaatatcttcctttgtttaaatacgttttggaatTAATGAAGTTTAGAATTATTGATTTATGAGATTTTCTGAGTGAATTGGAAGAACAGTTACTGTGGATTACTAGGGTGGCCCTTAGCTATAAGGCATtcttcgaaatttaaaatttcattgctccCACCCTCTCATCTTGTTCCAATGGACAAAAGAACagtatatacatgaaatacaccgccagctcagtcatttccagccgaggactgcagtttcgtgcttattagcacttttcagcccggcataggaaagtgactgagctggagatggaaaacctcttaaggaagccaagagcgccaaacaaactggtagctaatatagaattagcatagacaagacgagtgaccgaagcaatggttcggttcaactcgaggattgaagcaaggcatggtatattctttaagaagttttccatctccagctcaatcactttcctatgccgggctgatgagggctaataagcacgaaactgcagtcctcggctggaaatgaatgagcttgcggtgtatttcatgtatttctgctttagccctggctattgaccggtaatttactgaatataccatgccttgccttcaatcctcgagttgaaccgaaccattgcttcggtcattcgtctggtctatgccaattctatattagctaccagtttgtttgtcactcctggcttccttaagaggttttccatctccagctcagtcactttcctttgtcgggctgatgagtgttaataagcacgaaactgcaatcctcgcctaaaaatgactgagctggcggtgtatttcatgtatttctgctttagccctggctattgggcggtaatttactgaataaaagaACAGTTTGCAAAATTTGCCTTTAATTGGGCAATTTCTAGGGGTGAATCAAATGCCTCCAAGTTCAGTCAGTGCTAAAAAtctagtaaaagaaataaaaagattgtATTTTCTTTAACATCACACAACAATTCCTAgagaataaatgcattttattaggccaaataatttctatagaatcaaaacataaaaaataagccaatgttgaacattattttaacataagTAAGGATTTAGTATTAATAGGGCAGTTTTTTCGGTCTTCAGCAACGACGTGTGAAACAGTTCCCCCTCCCCTTACTTTTATCTTTTG from Uloborus diversus isolate 005 chromosome 5, Udiv.v.3.1, whole genome shotgun sequence encodes:
- the LOC129223126 gene encoding uncharacterized protein LOC129223126, with amino-acid sequence MEGADRAQIIASRGRIKASVTRLENTFNDINTKNEVLIRIQRLDTLFTEFEKLDVLLDDKDSEIAEFEEKYFRLKAQYQNKIESFHVPSQIREVQINGGGSTVTQNAGTNLSNFRLPKLNITPFSGNFNDWINFKDLYLVTVHNQDSLSNVQKFQYLKGLLTDEPASLIKHIPLSNASYLEAWEKLLDRYDKKKKIVQSLIGTFLEQKGISQANDTNLKNFMDTSDEIIRGLKALGEEASSRDPWLIYLMLQKLDTESRRLWSSETANVDFPSLKSFFDFLKTRCSSLELIMNNELKKVEPMKNNVGIKNRSDVRITKDCIKCHGVHPLFKCVKFKSMDFSGRKNFVKRNQLCYLCLNLHRVKDCPNSHLKCMLCQAKHNTLLHENIKGNTASVSEYLVEKKRFQTTVEENDNPRESFSPDCELDSNNVNRGVISSTSVNNTRSVSFLPTAQVVVQDSSGKSYTFRALLDSGSECSFISENLMTVLRLRRKNDRISLTGIAEVSAGQTRGSVMLDIGSKFSNESIEVKAYILNKLTAQLPSEFLDLKDLDYIKAINNLADKEFMRPQPIDIILGSDCFFTIMRNGKIVGSKNEPIAQNTMFGWVIAGRILRSDISSPIAHSHFINVEENTNIDAILQKFWQTEELPVKKRLLSEEEEFCETHFQTTFKINDQGRFVVKLPIYKDKSFFMIDYEKLGHMTRAETSSDFINSDTYFLPHHAVIKNDSVSTKLRVVFDGSCKPPDSHSLNSILAVGQTVQPALFSILMRFRMNRIAFSADIQQMYRQILVDFADQDLQRIVWRESESSPISEFRLCTLTYGTSAAPFLATRVLHQIGLDIENEDPTVSSIIKNSFYIDDLMSGSNSNEEAIATIKTLSEVLEARGFHLRKWRSNSPQVLADSLPTSPKEVQNLEIHPDECSKALGLTWDSLNDCFVFKVNFKFEGNITKRTFLSQSAKLFDPLGFLSPCTISIKIFYQQLWLLKLDWDSPLPQELATKWEAFQRNFEQVCYIRIPRWIQRTNKNIILHGFCDASECAYAAVIYAVQPRSDEESEVIILTSKSKVAPLKSVSIPRLELNGALLLARLYSSTKSIFSDCDISFHAWTDSQVVLTWLSSPPRNWKPYVSNRTSEILDLVPVKSWSFVPTKENPADIASRGLAPKYLPDCTIWWKGPSWLKLTEESWPKQLHRAENSETVLKEKKNFKFSFNTSVNCSIIDNLFQKFSSFSKIIDILAFCFRFISNCRVRNRKRKPGILSNDKPLPLTTPERKQAGKVVISYIQSVYFSDEINCIKNDKSLPCKSSLLSLCPFIDTDGLIRVGGRLQNSQLPFSAKHPVILPAQHKISSLLVKHFHMLHFHASTTLLLGILRQQYWIIGARKIIKKCIHNCVICCRYRYSVSKQIMGNLPVDRVTLTKPFSVCGVDYAGPVSILKHRGRGAKTTKGYIALFVCFATKALHLELVSDMTSETFIAALRRFCSRRGAPKHIHSDNGDIVLIREDNVPPSIWPLGKIIATHSGKDGVPIESPLDQMPEVYFHTELFIRTNMTTQHPEYLIQVALQMINSIPTEVVLIYTDSSRIEENTGSGVVVKSGNEEISLIYIKVEILITAPCSALN